ACGCACGAGAAAATCACAGTTTTCCTTGACGAGGCGACCGATTCCCTTGCCTTCGCTGCCGATGACGATGAGCAGAGCGCCTGTCAAATCCGCCTCATAGTAGAGGCTTTCCCCCGCCATATCGGTGCCGACGATCCAGAACCCCTTCTCTTTGAGCTCCCGTATCGTACGGACACTGTTGCCGATCTTCGCCACGGGGACATGCTCGACAGCTCCCGCCGAGGTCTTCGCGACGGTTGCCGTAAGAGATGCGCTGCGTCTCGCGGGAAGGAGCACGCCGTGGACACCTGCCGCGTCCGCCGTGCGAAGGACGGCGCCCACGTTATGCGGATCTTCTATGCCGTCGAGCAGGATGAGCAGAGGGCTTTCGCCTTTCCGCGCCGCCGTCTCCAGCATATCGTCGAGGCTCGTATAGGCGACAGGCGAGACATACGCAAGCACGCCCTGATGATGGAGCGCGCCGCCCAATTCGTCGAGCTTTTCCTTCGGGCGAAAGAGCACGGGGATGTGCCGCTCCGCCGCCGCCGCCTTGATATCATCCACCCCCTGCGCCTGGTCGGACAGGAGCACGCGGTTGACGCGGTTCTTTTCCGCGGTAAGCGCCTCGAAGACAGCGTTGCGCCCGCCGATGAGATCGTCCGGCGTCTCCGATGCGGATGTCTCCGGCGGCGGTGTCATGCGCGCGTCACGCTCGCGTGCCGGCCTCTCGCGGCGAGCTCTTTCCTTCTGCGCGCGAGGCTTCAGTCTCGCCGATTCGGCGTGCGGGGATTTTCCCGCGGCGCTCTCTTTGCGCTTGGCATCTCGTCTATTCATGAATATCCGGCTCTCTCAGCTTGATCATCTCGGCAAATTTCCCGCAGGTGAGGCTGCCCTCGGGGCAGCGTCCGGTATTGACGCAGCTCGCCCCCGCGTTGTGGAAGAGGGTCGGCGCGACCGCCTTGACTTCCTCGAGCATCTTGTACGCCATGTCGCGAATCTCCCACTGCGCGCGAAGACAGCAGCGAAGGTTGAAAAAGTGCAGCAGCGAGCGCGCGTTCATCGTGATGAGGATCTTCGTCTCGGCGGCGTTGGCGAGAACGTAGCGCGCATCCTCCTGCGGGACGCCGAGCTCCACGAGGTCGTCATACGCCTTGCGGATATCCTCCAGGAGCGCGTCATACCGCTCTTTTGCCGCCGCATTCTCCGCGATGGAAGGAGGCGTAATGTACTGGAAGCCGTGGGACTTCACATAGCGCTGCGACTGCTGGTCATAGGAGGCGATGCGATGGCGCACGAGCTGGTGGGTCAGAACGCGCGACACCCCCTCCACCCCGAAGGTGAATGAGGCATGCTCGATCGTCGAAGCATGCCCCAGCTTGACCATCTTTCGGACCATGCGGCGCACCTCCGCATCGTCCATGCGCTCCGCGAGCTCCGCGGCTCCGCTCGCCGAGTAGCACAGCCGCGCCGCCATAGCGACGACTCGCTCCGGTTCCGGTGTATATTCCAGGAGCTTGACATTCAGCACGTAGCATTCTCTCCTTTTCGTTTCTTCCGCATCTCTCTTACAATCACCTGAAAAGCGGCTTCGGACAGCGCCTCCGCCCGCTCGCGCTTTCCCTCCAGGCAGAGCACGCCCAGAAGCGCCTCAAAGCCGGTGCTCCGATGGTATTCTCCGACGGTCGCGCTGCGCGGGGCATGGCTCTTGGCGTTGCGCCCGCGGCGAAAAACCGCTTTTTCCCCCTCGGTGAGCATCGGCTCAATTCCCTGATAGGCACGGCTCTGCCAGACGGCGGAGACCATCTCCGCCCCCAGGCGGCTCATGACCTGCACATTCGACTGCTCAAAGGAAAGCAGCCGCACGCGGATAAAGAGATGAAAATAGGCGTCGCCGATGTAGGCAAGCACGAGCGGCGAAAGCGCGGACGGCTTCGTCGCGTCATGGCGCTCCAGCAGCGCTCCCGCCTCGTCAAAGGTGAACATTTGATCAACGAGCGTTTGAAATCCGGTAAACTTCATGCAGTTAATAACCCTTACCTATGGAAGCACCGATAAATGCAGCACAGCCATCTTGGCGCATCTTTTCCGCTCTCTCTGCGTCGGCAAATCCTCCACAGAGCACCACTCTGCGTCCGGTTTGCCTCCTTGATAGAACGAAAAATCCACACCAATCTGACAGACTTCATTTTATCAGCGCTTCCCTATATGTCTTCGTGAACCCCGATGCACGCTTCGTCTCCCGCGGAGACTGTCCCCCGATGAGGGACGCCGCTTTGTGTCAGAGTTTCTTCCAATTCACGCCCTGCGGCGTGTCTTCGATGGCAATGCCGATATTCTTCAGCTCGTCGCGAATCTTATCGGAGAGCGTCCAGTTCTTCTCTGCGCGCGCATCCTGTCGGATGGAGAGGAGCACGCCCATCAGGCCCTCGACCAGCGCGTCGTCCGCCTGCCCCGCCTCTTCCTTCTCAAGAATACCGAGGATGGACGTCATCTCCGTAAAGATGTCGAATGCCGTCCGGAATCCTTCACGATCAAACACGACACCCCTCGACTTGACATCGCCGGCATAGGTGTTGAACTCCTTGATGAGCGGGAACAGGCATCCGATGGCAAGTGCGGTATTGAAGTCATCGTCCATCGCCTCAAAGAAGGCCTTCTTAGCCTCCTTCGCCTTTTCCAGAAGTGCCTTCGCCGTCTCCGGGCCCGCGGCGCTCCCATCCGCGTTTTCGAGCAGATCCTCCGCAGTCTTTTTCGCATTGACAAGCCGCTTGTAAGCACTCTGCGCCTCCGCGACGCGCTCATCGGAAAAATCGAGCGGACTGCGATACTGCGCACCGAGAATGAAGTAGCGAATCACCTCTCCCGAATAGCGCTTTAAAAGTTCATGGACGAGGAAGACGTTCCCCAGCGACTTGGACATCTTCTCTTCCTTGATGGTGATGAATCCGTTGTGCAGCCAATAGCGCGCGAAGCCGTCGCTGTGGCCGATGTATGCCTCCGACTGAGCGATTTCATTCTCGTGATGAGGAAAGATGAGATCGCTGCCGCCGCCATGCATATCAAAGGATTCACCCAAATACTTCATGGACAGCGCCGAGCACTCGATGTGCCAGCCCGGACGCCCCTTTCCCCACGGGCTGTCCCATGAGGGCTCTCCCGGCTTCGCCGCCTTCCAGAGCGCGAAGTCCATCGGGTTGTACTTGCGGTCATCGACTTCGACGCGAGCACCCGCTTCCATGTCCTCAAGCCTGCGGCCGGAGAGCTTGCCGTAGTCCTTGAACTTCTCCACACTGTAGTAGACATCCCCCTCAAGAGGATAGGCATACCCCTCGACGACAAGGTGCTTGATCATCTCGGTGATCGCATCCATGTTCTCCGAGACCTTCGGATAGACATCGGCAGCCCAGATGTTGAGCGCCTCCAGCGTATCCATGTAAATTTTGATATAGCGATCCGCGATTTCCTCCGCGGTCGTGTTTTCCTCTTTGGCGCGCTGAATGATCTTGTCATCGATATCCGTGAAGTTCTGCACATAGCGGACCTTGTAGCCGATCGCCTTCAAATAGCGACGGACGACATCCCAGAAGACGGCGGGACGCGCGTTGCCGATATGTGCGTAGTTATAGGGAGTTATACCGCAGCAGTAGATGCTGACTTTGCCCTCTGTGAGCGGCTGAAATTCTTCTTTCCTACGCGTCAGCGTATTGTATATATGCAGCATATTCTTTCCTTTCTGTATCCGCTGTAGCATACCTGACCCGTCAGTCCTTCGGACCGACACTTTCTCCATGAGAAACGGCTTCCTTTCGAAACGCGAATGCGACTTTCGAGGCAGGCTATTCTATGCTTACCACGGCATATGCCGACATTCCCTCTTCCGATCCCGTAAAGCCGAGCCGCTCTTCCGTCGTTGCCTTGACGTTCACGGCATCGATATCGACGGCTAACGTGCAGGCGATCGTCTCGCGCATCGCTTCGATATAGGGTGCGAGCTTCGGCTTTTGCGCCACGACGGTCGCATCGATATTGCCGATGCGATAGCCCTTGCCTTCTACAAGGCGTTTAACCTCCGCCAGAAGGACAAGGCTGTCTGCCCCCTTGTAGCGCTCATCCGTATCGGGAAAATGCCTGCCGATGTCCCCCAGCGCCGCAGCGCCCAAGAGGGCATCAGATATGGCATGCAGAAGCACATCGGCGTCCGAATGCCCTAAAAGACCGAGCGTATGCGGCACCTCTACGCCGCCCAAGATCAGCTTGCGCCCCTCCACGAGGCGATGCACATCATAGCCCATGCCGAAACGAGTCATTGCTTTCACTCCTATACGTTCTTCCCTATGTACGATGCAGTTTTACCTTCAATTTTGCCGCGGCAAAGTTAAGCGCCGTCTCCGCTACTCCCTTCGCATGGGAAAGCGTCCTATCGCCCAGCAGGGCCTCCGCCAGCAAGAGATCCTCCGGCGTCGTAATCTTGACATTCCGATAGTCGCTCTCAACGACTTTGACATCCACGCCCATGCGCTCCACAAGGCTTGCATCATCCGTACCGAGGAATCCGTCCTCTTTCGCCTTTTGATAGGCACGGTACAGGATATCTCTTCGGAAGCCCTGCGGCGTCTGTACCTCCCAAAGGGTTTCGCGGGGTATCGTATCCTTGACGATGCGGTTTTCATCGACGATCTTGACCGTGTACTTTTCCGGCACGGCGGCAATTGCCGCACCGGTACATCGTGCCGTCTTGATGACATTCTCTATCGTCTCCGGGCTCACCAGGGGACGTGCCGCATCGTGGACGAGGATGACCTCCGCCGCCGGGTCCACGAGCTCGAGCCCGTTGGCAATCGAGTATTGACGTTCACTGCCGCCCGTCGCTACACGATATGGCTTCAGCCCGTGTATGCCGCGAAGCAGCTCCTCTATATACGTCTCCTCACCCGCGGCTACAACGACGATGAGTTCCGAAATGGAGGGACAATCCGAAAATTTTAAAAGCGTATGCACGAGAATGGGCTTTTCCGCGAGCTCCAAAAACACCTTGTTGCGATCCGCCCGCATTCTCCGGCCGGCACCGGCTGCGGGAAAGACAACACTGACCATACGCTCCCTCTCTTTCATCGACCGTCGTCAAACATCCGTCTGTTACACTTACTTAGTTTACTACATATACCCTTTTCCGTCCAATCAAAAATGCTCAAAGACTTGTACCTCTTTGAGCAAATCTTTGAGCATTTTCTCGCAATTCAGTTGAATCGGGGCAAAGCATTACGCCTTGGGCTTCGCAAAAATCATGCGTCCCGCGGCCGTCTGCAGCGCTGACGTGACCTCGACATCGACCGTCTCATTCATGAGACGCCGGCCGTTTTCGATGACGATCATCGTGCCGTCGTCGAGATAGGCAATCCCCTGCCCATGCTCCTTGCCCTCCTTGACGACGGTGACACGCATGGACTCGCCGGGGATGACGACGGGCTTGACCGCGTTGGAAAGCTCATTGATGTTCAGGACCGATACCCCTCTGAGCTCCGATACCTTGTTGAGGTTGTAGTCGTTTGTAATCAGCTTGCCGCCGAGCTCCTGCGCAAGACGCACAAGCTTCGTATCGACCTCCGGCACATCCTCGAAGTCCCTGTCCGTAATCTCGACCGTGATTCCCTTCATCGTCTGGATGCGCTGAAGGATGTCGAGCCCGCGGCGTCCCCGGACGCGCTTCAGAGAATCCGCGGAGTCGGCAATGTGCTGCAGCTCATCGAGTACAAAGTCCGGAATCAGGACGATGCCGTCGATGAAGCCCGTCTCCAGGATATCCGCGATGCGCCCGTCGATGATGACACTCGTATCCAACACCTTGTATATCTTCTCGGTCCGCGGTTCATTCTTTTTCGATTCCCGCAGGCGCCCCATGTCGCGGACACGCACCGGAATCGACCCTATAAGACCTGTAATATCCTTTTGTTTCTTTATGACAATATGAATCCCCAAATAACCGAATACAATGCTGAATGCGACCGGGAGATACGCCCCTACCAAAGGAATATTGGAAAACGCGGCGCCTAATAAATTTGCTATAATAAGTCCAATCGCGAGTCCCGCCACACCGGCGATCACATCGCTTGTGGGCATCTTGCCGAGCTGCCCCTCCACCCAGATCGTAAACCTCTTGAGCCAACGCGTAAGCACGGGTGTCACGGCATAGCCGACGGCACCGCCGAGCAGCGCGCCGACAACGATGCACAGAATGCCCGCGAGCGTCAGCTTCATCTCACCGAGGCTCAAAGACAAGACCTCTGTCGTGATGTAGTCCGTCAGCACCGGGCTCGCCAGGCGCATCAGCGCAGCGCCCGCTACTGCCAGCACCATGGTGATAAAAAAACGCAATACCTTCTCGAGCAATCGATCCTCCTCCTCTCTCATGATACCTGCAGGACAAACGGAGAGCCAGCGAGTGTGCACACGCTGGCTCATCGACGGGGTGCATATCTGCACCTCCACAAATCAATATCTGTGTCCGATTCCTCAGTGCTGCTGATTTTCCGACAGCACGCCATACATCCAGTCCTCAACCTCTTGTGGTGATTTACTGCAAGCATAGACCAACTCGCTGACTAAAATCTGCTTTGCCAAATCTAAAAGTTTTCTCTCTCCGCTTGAAATCTTCTTTATGCGGTCCTGCAGGACAAGATTCCTCGCCACGGCAGCCACATCACGAATATCTCCGGACTTCATTCTGGAGAGATGTGCCTGGAACCGCTTATTCCAACTCCCCACGGATTTTTCGAGCGGCTCTTTTAAGACCGCTTGCACCTCCTGAAGCTGCTCTTCATTGATCACATCTCGCAATTTCAAATTTTCCACGTTATCCGTCGGGAGCATGACCTTCATATTGCCGATCGGCATCTCCAAAATATAATACGATCTGTCCTCACCCAAGACCTCATGCTTTTCAACACCGGCAATCACCCCGGCTCCATGCATCGGATAGACGACCGTATCCCCAATCTGCAGCAAACTGACACCTCCTGTCTCAAGAATATCAAAAATCCGCATACTTCTCCTTGTGCTTACCAGTATAGCACAAAGAATGATTTTTGAAAAGTATTACTCTACCACATTGAAAAATACGTGTCAATACGCGAATGCACTTTTTCGCGGAGCTGCCAGTGTCACTGAAGGCTCGTCACTCGACGGCGCCGTCCGATAGCGCGTGCTCGCCGTGATCGTG
This portion of the Selenomonas sp. TAMA-11512 genome encodes:
- the ispF gene encoding 2-C-methyl-D-erythritol 2,4-cyclodiphosphate synthase codes for the protein MTRFGMGYDVHRLVEGRKLILGGVEVPHTLGLLGHSDADVLLHAISDALLGAAALGDIGRHFPDTDERYKGADSLVLLAEVKRLVEGKGYRIGNIDATVVAQKPKLAPYIEAMRETIACTLAVDIDAVNVKATTEERLGFTGSEEGMSAYAVVSIE
- a CDS encoding ribonuclease III domain-containing protein, whose protein sequence is MKFTGFQTLVDQMFTFDEAGALLERHDATKPSALSPLVLAYIGDAYFHLFIRVRLLSFEQSNVQVMSRLGAEMVSAVWQSRAYQGIEPMLTEGEKAVFRRGRNAKSHAPRSATVGEYHRSTGFEALLGVLCLEGKRERAEALSEAAFQVIVREMRKKRKGENATC
- the ispD gene encoding 2-C-methyl-D-erythritol 4-phosphate cytidylyltransferase; the protein is MVSVVFPAAGAGRRMRADRNKVFLELAEKPILVHTLLKFSDCPSISELIVVVAAGEETYIEELLRGIHGLKPYRVATGGSERQYSIANGLELVDPAAEVILVHDAARPLVSPETIENVIKTARCTGAAIAAVPEKYTVKIVDENRIVKDTIPRETLWEVQTPQGFRRDILYRAYQKAKEDGFLGTDDASLVERMGVDVKVVESDYRNVKITTPEDLLLAEALLGDRTLSHAKGVAETALNFAAAKLKVKLHRT
- the cysS gene encoding cysteine--tRNA ligase yields the protein MLHIYNTLTRRKEEFQPLTEGKVSIYCCGITPYNYAHIGNARPAVFWDVVRRYLKAIGYKVRYVQNFTDIDDKIIQRAKEENTTAEEIADRYIKIYMDTLEALNIWAADVYPKVSENMDAITEMIKHLVVEGYAYPLEGDVYYSVEKFKDYGKLSGRRLEDMEAGARVEVDDRKYNPMDFALWKAAKPGEPSWDSPWGKGRPGWHIECSALSMKYLGESFDMHGGGSDLIFPHHENEIAQSEAYIGHSDGFARYWLHNGFITIKEEKMSKSLGNVFLVHELLKRYSGEVIRYFILGAQYRSPLDFSDERVAEAQSAYKRLVNAKKTAEDLLENADGSAAGPETAKALLEKAKEAKKAFFEAMDDDFNTALAIGCLFPLIKEFNTYAGDVKSRGVVFDREGFRTAFDIFTEMTSILGILEKEEAGQADDALVEGLMGVLLSIRQDARAEKNWTLSDKIRDELKNIGIAIEDTPQGVNWKKL
- the rlmB gene encoding 23S rRNA (guanosine(2251)-2'-O)-methyltransferase RlmB is translated as MNRRDAKRKESAAGKSPHAESARLKPRAQKERARRERPARERDARMTPPPETSASETPDDLIGGRNAVFEALTAEKNRVNRVLLSDQAQGVDDIKAAAAERHIPVLFRPKEKLDELGGALHHQGVLAYVSPVAYTSLDDMLETAARKGESPLLILLDGIEDPHNVGAVLRTADAAGVHGVLLPARRSASLTATVAKTSAGAVEHVPVAKIGNSVRTIRELKEKGFWIVGTDMAGESLYYEADLTGALLIVIGSEGKGIGRLVKENCDFLVRIPMRGSITSLNASVAGALLMYESLRQRTSRKIVEGGAK
- a CDS encoding CarD family transcriptional regulator yields the protein MLQIGDTVVYPMHGAGVIAGVEKHEVLGEDRSYYILEMPIGNMKVMLPTDNVENLKLRDVINEEQLQEVQAVLKEPLEKSVGSWNKRFQAHLSRMKSGDIRDVAAVARNLVLQDRIKKISSGERKLLDLAKQILVSELVYACSKSPQEVEDWMYGVLSENQQH
- a CDS encoding PIN/TRAM domain-containing protein; the encoded protein is MLEKVLRFFITMVLAVAGAALMRLASPVLTDYITTEVLSLSLGEMKLTLAGILCIVVGALLGGAVGYAVTPVLTRWLKRFTIWVEGQLGKMPTSDVIAGVAGLAIGLIIANLLGAAFSNIPLVGAYLPVAFSIVFGYLGIHIVIKKQKDITGLIGSIPVRVRDMGRLRESKKNEPRTEKIYKVLDTSVIIDGRIADILETGFIDGIVLIPDFVLDELQHIADSADSLKRVRGRRGLDILQRIQTMKGITVEITDRDFEDVPEVDTKLVRLAQELGGKLITNDYNLNKVSELRGVSVLNINELSNAVKPVVIPGESMRVTVVKEGKEHGQGIAYLDDGTMIVIENGRRLMNETVDVEVTSALQTAAGRMIFAKPKA
- the thyX gene encoding FAD-dependent thymidylate synthase, which produces MNVKLLEYTPEPERVVAMAARLCYSASGAAELAERMDDAEVRRMVRKMVKLGHASTIEHASFTFGVEGVSRVLTHQLVRHRIASYDQQSQRYVKSHGFQYITPPSIAENAAAKERYDALLEDIRKAYDDLVELGVPQEDARYVLANAAETKILITMNARSLLHFFNLRCCLRAQWEIRDMAYKMLEEVKAVAPTLFHNAGASCVNTGRCPEGSLTCGKFAEMIKLREPDIHE